From a single Brassica oleracea var. oleracea cultivar TO1000 chromosome C5, BOL, whole genome shotgun sequence genomic region:
- the LOC106295556 gene encoding uncharacterized protein LOC106295556 translates to MSLLCSSSRVAPPLSQTKLSSPRFLKLKTRTLTLCSSISYTNVRKHISYMFAESHKFGRLTKSQILVSPESFTENSTIDMDWEDQEDVEDTGSPWEGSIMYRRNASVTHVEYCTTLERLGLGKLSTEVSKKRASSMGLRVTKDVKDFPDGTPVQVSVDVIRKKKKLRLDGIVRTVITLGCNRCGEEAGESIFSNFSLLLTEEPVEEPDVIDLGFTFGNDKANSFSLDDGEEDEDEDDEIDWEDKLHFPPEVKEVDISKHIRDLVHLEITMNAICDPACKGMCLKCGANLNKRKCDCGSEEKDKGYGPLGNLRKQMQQKEGLRN, encoded by the exons ATGTCTCTGCTTTGCTCTTCATCTCGTGTAGCTCCCCCCTTGTCACAGACCAAACTGTCAAGTCCACGTTTTCTGAAACTCAAAACACGTACCTTAACTCTATGTTCTTCCATCAGCTACACTAATGTCAGGAAGCACATCAGTTACATGTTCGCAGAATCACATAAGTTTGGTAGGCTAACAAAGAGTCAGATACTAGTTAGTCCGGAGTCTTTTACAGAGAACAGCACAATAGATATGGATTGGGAAGATCAAGAGGACGTGGAGGATACCGGTTCACCATGGGAAGGTTCGATTATGTACCGGAGAAATGCTTCAGTCACACACGTTGAATACTGCACCACCTTAGAGAGGCTTGGGTTGGGGAAGCTGTCTACTGAGGTCTCGAAGAAGAGGGCTTCTTCGATGGGACTTAGAGTGACAAAAGATGTCAAGGATTTTCCGGACGGGACACCCGTTCAAGTTTCGGTTGATGTCATAAGGAAGAAGAAGAAGCTGAGACTCGATGGGATTGTCAGGACCGTTATCACACTTGGCTGCAACAG ATGCGGTGAGGAAGCAGGTGAGAGCATCTTCTCCAACTTCTCGTTGTTACTAACCGAAGAGCCAGTTGAAGAACCGGATGTCATTGATCTAGGATTCACTTTCGGTAATGACAAAGCCAATTCCTTTTCTTTGGACGACGGAGAAGAAGATGAGGATGAGGATGATGAGATAGATTGGGAGGATAAGCTCCATTTTCCACCTGAGGTGAAAGAAGTAGATATCTCAAAGCATATAAGAGACTTGGTGCATTTAGAGATCACCATGAACGCTATATGTGATCCTGCGTGTAAAGGAATGTGCTTGAAGTGCGGTGCGAATCTGAATAAGAGGAAGTGTGATTGTGGCAGTGAAGAGAAGGATAAAGGATATGGACCTCTTGGGAACCTGAGAAAGCAAATGCAACAGAAAGAGGGTCTTAGAAACTAA
- the LOC106295557 gene encoding ylmG homolog protein 1-2, chloroplastic-like has translation MAASSTTTNILSLGSSSVHRFPRNHPPLRPSFPYKPSFNLSLKNPKTIAAAASASASPTLSSAKPSPPFPFSESTKSITTLAVLAGIVTKSLIQKLSAAVVTLSPHIQASIRVSGPLFFAAARDRPAGYLNTPLTVVAAGLSKWLDIYSGVLMVRVLLSWFPNIPWDRQPLSAIRDLCDPYLNLFRNIIPPVFDTLDVSPLLAFAVLGTLGSILNNSR, from the coding sequence ATGGCGGCGTCTTCGACCACCACCAACATCCTTTCCCTTGGCTCTTCTTCAGTTCATAGGTTCCCTCGCAATCATCCTCCTCTCCGTCCCTCCTTTCCCTATAAACCCTCCTTCAACCTCTCCCTCAAAAACCCTAAAACCATCGCCGCCGCCGCCTCCGCCTCCGCATCTCCAACGCTCTCCTCCGCTAAGCCCTCTCCTCCGTTTCCCTTCTCCGAGTCAACCAAATCAATCACGACCCTCGCGGTTCTCGCCGGAATCGTAACCAAATCCCTTATCCAGAAACTCTCCGCCGCCGTCGTAACCCTATCCCCTCATATTCAAGCTTCTATCCGAGTCTCCGGTCCGCTCTTCTTCGCGGCGGCCCGCGACCGCCCTGCGGGTTATCTCAACACTCCCCTGACGGTTGTGGCGGCTGGTTTGTCCAAGTGGCTGGATATCTACAGTGGTGTGCTGATGGTTAGAGTTTTGCTGAGTTGGTTCCCCAACATCCCTTGGGATCGTCAGCCTCTCTCTGCCATCAGGGATCTTTGTGATCCTTATCTCAATCTCTTCAGGAACATCATCCCTCCCGTCTTTGATACCCTTGACGTCAGCCCTCTGCTTGCTTTTGCTGTTTTGGGTACTTTGGGTTCCATTCTCAACAATAGCAGATGA